From Arcobacter arenosus, one genomic window encodes:
- a CDS encoding type II toxin-antitoxin system HipA family toxin: MSKIVEVKLWGTTIGYLGYPKDSNIAQFEYDKNFMKSNIFPSPLQMKYPPDKFYFEDISFRTFKGVAGVFADSLPDKYGNQLIDQFMAEKKIPQEEITTLDRLLYVGRRSIGALEYHPSEFEDDLKNRVQALDISLLSQLAELVISKKDKLNDKLKDSKTKKEVFDLIRIGSSAGGARAKALIAKDEDKKNRYIDGTNIYEGNYSYWLLKFDSSANQDRDSKDPKGMTRIEYIYSLLAEKCEINIPETSYLEIDDDFHFMIKRFDRVVENKKTSKLHYISWAGLSHYDRDTTGTYSYEQLILNLRQLNFGQEEISEVFKRAVFNIVGRNQDDHTKNFGFLMNKKGEWSLSPAFDMTYSYDPSGTWTKVHQIRLNKKQDNFTKEDIISFGKYCNLTKIQSIKILEKTIKVFKEFEELADKYKVPKKLKETVSKNLRRDLI, from the coding sequence ATGAGCAAAATAGTAGAAGTAAAACTATGGGGTACTACTATTGGCTATCTTGGTTACCCCAAAGATTCAAATATAGCACAATTTGAATATGATAAAAACTTTATGAAATCAAATATCTTTCCCTCACCTTTACAAATGAAATATCCACCAGATAAGTTTTATTTTGAAGATATAAGTTTTAGAACTTTTAAAGGAGTTGCTGGTGTTTTTGCAGACTCTTTACCAGATAAATATGGAAATCAATTAATTGATCAATTTATGGCAGAGAAGAAAATCCCCCAAGAAGAGATTACAACACTAGATAGATTATTATATGTAGGGAGAAGAAGTATTGGTGCTTTGGAGTATCACCCTAGTGAATTTGAAGATGATTTAAAAAACAGGGTACAAGCTTTAGATATATCTTTATTATCTCAATTAGCTGAGTTAGTAATTTCAAAAAAAGATAAACTAAATGATAAATTAAAAGACTCAAAAACAAAAAAGGAAGTATTTGATTTAATAAGAATTGGTTCAAGTGCAGGAGGAGCAAGGGCAAAAGCACTTATTGCAAAAGATGAAGATAAGAAGAACAGATATATAGATGGAACAAATATATATGAAGGAAATTACTCTTATTGGCTTTTAAAGTTTGATTCATCAGCAAATCAAGATAGAGATTCAAAAGACCCAAAAGGGATGACAAGAATTGAATATATCTATTCATTACTTGCAGAAAAATGTGAAATAAATATTCCCGAAACTTCATATTTAGAAATAGATGATGACTTTCATTTTATGATTAAAAGATTTGATAGAGTTGTAGAAAATAAAAAAACCTCAAAGCTACACTACATATCTTGGGCTGGCTTATCTCACTATGATAGAGACACAACAGGGACATACTCATACGAACAACTTATTTTAAACTTACGGCAACTAAACTTTGGACAAGAAGAGATTAGTGAAGTTTTTAAAAGAGCTGTTTTTAATATAGTAGGAAGAAATCAAGATGACCACACAAAAAACTTTGGTTTTTTGATGAATAAAAAAGGTGAATGGAGTTTATCCCCTGCTTTTGATATGACCTATTCTTATGACCCAAGTGGGACTTGGACAAAGGTACATCAAATAAGATTAAATAAAAAGCAAGATAATTTTACAAAAGAAGATATTATCTCCTTTGGAAAATATTGTAACTTAACAAAAATACAATCAATAAAAATACTTGAAAAAACGATTAAAGTATTTAAAGAGTTTGAAGAACTTGCAGATAAATATAAAGTACCAAAAAAGTTAAAAGAGACAGTCTCTAAAAATTTAAGAAGGGACTTGATTTAA
- the guaA gene encoding glutamine-hydrolyzing GMP synthase encodes MKHVPIVVLDFGSQYTQIIARKLREAGVYSEIVPYSERIEDILARTPKGIILSGGPASVYAQDAYHPDEEIFNLGLPILGICYGMQLISQFYGGSVIPADHHEYGKAKLTFQKECAIFKDTADGQTVWMSHGDKVDKLAEGFEVIGTSENSPYAAIAKEDENIYAFQFHPEVYHSAEGAKILKNFAKYVCGCESTWNMGSFAKEQIKKIQDTVGNKKVLCGVSGGVDSSVVATLLAEAIGDQLIPVFVDNGLLRANEREQVEAMFKARGVDLITVDASEEFLSKLAGVTDPETKRKIIGETFIKVFDEEAKKHDGIEFLAQGTLYTDVIESVSVKGPSKTIKSHHNVGGLPDWMTFELIEPLREIFKDEVRLLGLELGLPKDMIGRHPFPGPGLAIRVMGDVNKPDLELLRKADTIMLDVLHATGLYDKTWQAFTVLLNVKSVGVMGDNRTYDNTVCVRIVEATDGMTATFAHIPHDVLETISRRIINEVDGINRVVYDISSKPPATIEWE; translated from the coding sequence ATGAAACATGTACCAATAGTTGTATTAGATTTTGGTAGTCAATATACACAAATTATCGCAAGAAAATTAAGAGAAGCTGGTGTTTACTCTGAGATTGTACCATATAGTGAAAGAATCGAAGATATTTTAGCTAGAACTCCAAAAGGTATTATTTTAAGTGGTGGACCTGCTTCAGTATATGCACAAGATGCATATCACCCTGATGAAGAGATTTTTAATCTTGGACTTCCAATTTTGGGTATTTGCTATGGTATGCAACTTATCTCTCAATTTTATGGTGGTTCAGTTATTCCAGCAGATCATCATGAATATGGAAAAGCAAAACTTACTTTTCAAAAAGAGTGTGCGATTTTTAAAGACACAGCTGATGGACAAACTGTTTGGATGTCTCACGGTGATAAAGTTGATAAATTAGCAGAAGGTTTTGAAGTTATTGGAACAAGTGAAAACTCTCCTTATGCAGCTATTGCAAAAGAAGATGAAAACATCTATGCTTTCCAATTTCACCCAGAAGTTTATCACTCAGCTGAAGGTGCTAAGATTCTTAAAAACTTTGCAAAATATGTTTGTGGTTGTGAATCAACATGGAATATGGGTTCATTTGCAAAAGAACAAATTAAAAAAATCCAAGATACTGTTGGAAATAAAAAAGTATTATGTGGTGTAAGTGGAGGAGTTGATTCTTCTGTTGTTGCTACACTTTTAGCTGAAGCAATTGGTGACCAACTTATTCCTGTATTTGTAGATAATGGATTATTAAGAGCAAATGAGAGAGAACAAGTTGAAGCTATGTTCAAAGCTAGAGGAGTTGACTTAATTACAGTTGATGCATCTGAAGAATTCCTTTCAAAATTAGCAGGCGTTACAGACCCAGAAACAAAAAGAAAAATTATCGGTGAAACTTTCATCAAAGTATTTGATGAAGAAGCAAAAAAACATGATGGAATTGAGTTTTTAGCACAAGGGACACTTTATACAGACGTTATTGAATCAGTATCTGTAAAAGGACCTTCAAAAACTATTAAATCTCATCACAATGTTGGTGGACTACCTGATTGGATGACATTTGAATTAATCGAGCCATTAAGAGAAATCTTCAAAGATGAAGTAAGACTTTTAGGACTTGAATTAGGACTTCCAAAAGATATGATTGGAAGACATCCTTTCCCTGGACCAGGACTTGCTATTAGAGTTATGGGAGATGTAAATAAACCTGATTTAGAATTACTTAGAAAAGCAGATACTATCATGTTAGATGTTCTTCATGCAACTGGACTATATGACAAAACATGGCAAGCATTTACAGTATTACTAAACGTAAAATCTGTAGGTGTTATGGGTGATAATAGAACTTATGATAACACTGTATGTGTAAGAATAGTTGAAGCAACAGATGGTATGACAGCAACATTTGCTCATATTCCTCATGATGTATTAGAGACGATTTCTAGAAGAATTATCAATGAAGTTGATGGGATTAATAGAGTGGTATATGATATTTCGTCAAAACCGCCAGCAACTATCGAGTGGGAATAA
- a CDS encoding cation diffusion facilitator family transporter, producing the protein MTPQKKATVVSSSVAAILTLMKLVIGIASGSVAVLASAIDSVLDMFVSLFNYFAVNNSEKPADETFNYGRGKIEALASVIEGTIITISGLFLLYQAIEKAINGEVSQYLGISLGVMVASLIITVSLVIYLNKIAKQTNSMVIKADALHYKTDVYTNAAVLVSLLLVNFTGIELIDVIVGGGISIFIIYSAYELIQEGVLVLLDRAVDEEIVKDIKKALMSEERVNTYHMLKTREAGNQIFVDVHLVYDCLITLMEAHKITDKIENKIRKLDRSKDWVINIHMDPYDDLDSNEDNHLLEGAH; encoded by the coding sequence ATGACTCCACAAAAGAAAGCTACCGTAGTTTCAAGTAGTGTTGCTGCTATATTAACACTAATGAAACTAGTTATTGGTATAGCTAGTGGGTCTGTTGCAGTTTTAGCATCTGCAATAGACTCAGTTCTTGATATGTTTGTATCACTATTCAACTACTTTGCTGTAAACAATTCTGAAAAACCTGCCGATGAAACTTTTAATTATGGACGAGGAAAAATTGAAGCCTTAGCTTCTGTAATTGAGGGTACAATTATTACTATCTCCGGTTTATTTTTACTTTATCAAGCTATTGAAAAAGCGATTAATGGTGAAGTATCTCAATATCTTGGTATCTCTTTAGGTGTTATGGTTGCCTCTTTAATAATTACGGTTAGTTTAGTAATCTATTTAAATAAAATTGCAAAACAAACTAATAGTATGGTTATTAAAGCTGATGCTTTACACTATAAAACCGATGTTTATACAAATGCAGCTGTTTTAGTATCATTATTACTTGTTAACTTCACAGGTATTGAATTAATTGATGTTATTGTTGGTGGTGGTATCTCAATATTTATTATCTATTCTGCTTATGAATTAATTCAAGAGGGTGTTCTTGTACTTTTAGATAGAGCTGTGGATGAAGAGATAGTAAAAGATATCAAAAAAGCTTTAATGTCAGAAGAAAGAGTTAATACTTACCATATGTTAAAAACAAGGGAAGCTGGAAATCAAATCTTTGTTGATGTACATTTGGTTTATGATTGCTTAATTACCTTAATGGAAGCCCACAAAATAACTGACAAAATAGAAAATAAAATCAGAAAATTAGATAGATCAAAAGATTGGGTTATCAATATTCATATGGACCCTTATGATGACCTTGATAGTAATGAAGATAATCATTTACTAGAAGGCGCACATTGA
- the nhaD gene encoding sodium:proton antiporter NhaD produces MLKLLMMLFLSSLSLFAASGASGTAEVAPDLTMTWVGFACLFIFVVGYYFVAAEEKYEIDKAKPALFIGTFMFILVALYYALNGLNLGLVHTEAQHLILEIAGIFFFLFVAMTYIESLIHMGVFDRLKYNLVSKGYTYRKLYWVTGLIAFFLSPIADNLTTALILSTVLITIEKTRKDFLVPGAINIVVAANAGGAWSPFGDITTLMAWTAGKGTFTDFLFLFPASIGGYLITAFILSKFVPETKPDFDASKEVKPEMAEGAKVVMGLGVFTIFCAVMSHQVLHLPAMWGMMFGLSLLKVYSYGLKRKHGKDHFNIFHSMAKIENNTLMFFFGILAAVGALYFIGWLALAVVVYDPAVLGPTWSNIGVGFLSAIVDNVPVMSAVLKASPEMGLDQWMLVTLTAGVGGSLISFGSAAGVGVMGKLHGIYTFGSHMKYAWTILIGYIASVAIWYVQYEILGFYHVG; encoded by the coding sequence ATGTTAAAACTGTTGATGATGTTATTTTTATCATCTTTATCGCTGTTTGCAGCGAGTGGAGCTTCTGGTACAGCAGAAGTTGCACCTGATTTAACTATGACGTGGGTAGGATTCGCTTGTCTGTTTATTTTTGTTGTAGGTTATTATTTTGTTGCTGCTGAGGAGAAGTACGAAATTGATAAGGCAAAGCCTGCACTTTTTATTGGTACGTTTATGTTTATTCTAGTTGCATTGTATTATGCTTTAAATGGTCTAAATTTAGGGTTAGTTCACACTGAAGCTCAACACTTGATTTTAGAGATTGCTGGAATCTTCTTCTTCTTATTTGTTGCAATGACATATATTGAGTCATTAATTCATATGGGAGTATTTGACAGATTAAAATATAATCTAGTTTCAAAAGGTTATACATATAGAAAACTATATTGGGTAACAGGTCTTATTGCGTTTTTCTTATCACCAATCGCTGATAACTTAACAACTGCTCTTATTTTATCAACTGTATTAATTACAATTGAAAAAACAAGAAAAGACTTCTTAGTACCAGGTGCAATTAATATTGTTGTTGCAGCAAACGCAGGTGGTGCTTGGTCACCATTTGGAGATATTACTACACTTATGGCTTGGACTGCAGGTAAGGGTACATTTACTGATTTCTTATTCTTATTCCCAGCTTCTATTGGTGGATATTTAATTACTGCATTTATTCTTTCTAAATTTGTTCCAGAAACAAAACCTGATTTTGATGCATCAAAAGAGGTTAAACCAGAAATGGCAGAAGGTGCAAAAGTAGTAATGGGACTTGGTGTATTTACAATTTTTTGTGCTGTAATGTCTCACCAAGTATTACATTTACCAGCTATGTGGGGTATGATGTTTGGTCTTTCTTTACTTAAAGTTTATTCTTATGGTTTAAAAAGAAAACATGGTAAAGACCACTTTAATATTTTCCATTCTATGGCAAAAATTGAAAACAATACATTAATGTTCTTCTTCGGTATTTTAGCTGCAGTTGGTGCATTATACTTTATTGGATGGTTAGCATTAGCAGTTGTAGTTTATGATCCAGCAGTATTAGGACCAACTTGGTCAAATATTGGTGTTGGTTTCTTATCTGCAATCGTTGATAACGTTCCTGTTATGTCAGCAGTACTTAAAGCATCTCCTGAAATGGGTCTTGACCAATGGATGCTTGTAACACTTACAGCAGGTGTTGGTGGTTCATTAATCTCATTTGGTTCAGCAGCAGGTGTTGGAGTTATGGGTAAACTTCATGGTATTTATACATTTGGTTCACATATGAAATATGCGTGGACTATTCTTATTGGATATATTGCTTCTGTTGCAATTTGGTATGTTCAATACGAAATCTTAGGTTTTTATCACGTAGGATAG
- a CDS encoding DUF721 domain-containing protein encodes MKKVNEILSHLKNNPEFRKINTQATIIKFIELLPDKLKKGVKFAYVKREILFFVLSHPVYKMEFEYNKSLINDLLKQANIANVQELRFFVTNKIEKKKKEEVIPMTFKERSFGIFENKITNEKLHAKVEEIRKLIKNS; translated from the coding sequence ATGAAAAAAGTTAATGAAATTCTTAGTCATCTTAAAAATAATCCTGAATTCAGGAAGATTAATACACAAGCTACAATAATAAAATTTATTGAGCTTTTACCAGACAAATTAAAAAAAGGTGTTAAATTCGCCTATGTAAAAAGAGAAATACTCTTTTTTGTACTTTCTCATCCTGTTTATAAAATGGAGTTTGAGTATAACAAGAGTTTAATAAATGACTTATTAAAACAAGCAAACATAGCAAATGTCCAAGAATTAAGGTTTTTCGTAACAAATAAAATTGAAAAAAAGAAAAAAGAAGAAGTTATACCAATGACATTCAAAGAAAGGTCATTTGGTATATTTGAAAATAAAATCACAAATGAAAAACTTCATGCAAAGGTTGAAGAAATAAGAAAACTTATAAAAAACTCTTAA
- a CDS encoding M48 family metallopeptidase gives MKFELIFNNKTLLIKVVKKKGMKNTYLRVKSAKMIQINTNYYFTKEDAINLLQRKQKWIENSISKFEINSLEDNEFYFLGVKHKNLDLRDLDKFYKKEVQKIVPPLVEKFSTIMNLYPTDLKYRKNKRTWGSCNYKNGLNFNTLLVKFPIEVIEYVVIHELAHIEHKNHSKKFWNLVEEYCPDYKQREKLLKSFL, from the coding sequence TTGAAATTTGAACTTATATTCAACAATAAAACACTATTGATTAAAGTAGTGAAAAAAAAAGGTATGAAAAATACTTATTTAAGGGTTAAATCCGCAAAAATGATACAAATTAACACAAATTATTATTTTACAAAAGAGGATGCTATAAATCTTTTGCAAAGAAAACAAAAATGGATAGAAAATTCTATCTCTAAATTTGAAATAAATAGTTTGGAAGATAATGAGTTTTATTTTTTAGGAGTTAAACATAAAAATTTAGATTTAAGAGATTTAGACAAGTTTTATAAAAAAGAGGTACAAAAAATAGTTCCACCACTTGTAGAAAAATTTTCAACTATAATGAATCTTTACCCAACTGATTTAAAATACAGAAAAAATAAAAGAACGTGGGGAAGTTGCAATTATAAAAATGGATTAAATTTTAACACCTTACTTGTGAAGTTTCCAATTGAGGTTATTGAGTATGTCGTAATCCACGAATTAGCCCATATAGAGCATAAAAATCATTCTAAAAAATTTTGGAATTTAGTTGAAGAGTATTGTCCTGATTATAAGCAAAGGGAAAAACTACTTAAGAGTTTTTTATAA
- the nadB gene encoding L-aspartate oxidase — MNIYDYVIVGSGVAGLNAARLIPKDKKVLVLCKKVPWECNTFYAQGGIATAVDKEDIPSHIKDTLVAGVNHNNTNAVEVLSENSRACVDDMINAGMQFDLNTKGELAFTKEAAHSRNRILHADGDATGRMIHLFLMGTCQHEIETNCVVNDLLIKDDVCYGVQYYVSETEQKVVYAHNTILASGGIGSIYKYHTNSTAIAGEIQGICAEKGIELKDMEMMQFHPTVFKGTSFARKSLLSEALRGEGAHIVDENNNRFLFEYHPDGELAPRDVVSRSIYDYHSKTGLRIYLSFDSFEKNSFRKRFPNIYENLKQFGYDLPFERVPISPAFHYAMGGIATNVDAKVKGMKNLYAIGECACTGLHGANRLASNSLLEGVVYSKIAVDISMKENFKIYAENYDKTIRSYVRNKEADKPIKERVRQLMWENAGIVRDEETLKKALEEINNFFNENIGRLLFLRLLTAKSILNAAIERKKSLGAHFIKEKKC, encoded by the coding sequence ATGAATATATATGATTACGTTATAGTTGGTTCAGGTGTTGCTGGATTAAATGCCGCACGATTAATACCAAAAGATAAAAAAGTATTAGTACTTTGTAAAAAAGTTCCTTGGGAATGTAATACTTTTTATGCCCAAGGTGGTATTGCAACTGCAGTTGATAAAGAAGATATTCCATCTCATATAAAAGATACTTTAGTTGCAGGTGTTAATCATAACAATACAAATGCAGTTGAAGTTTTAAGTGAAAATTCAAGGGCTTGTGTTGATGATATGATTAATGCAGGTATGCAATTTGACTTAAACACTAAAGGTGAATTAGCTTTTACAAAAGAGGCAGCTCACAGTAGAAATAGAATCTTGCATGCAGATGGTGATGCAACAGGAAGAATGATTCATCTATTCTTAATGGGTACTTGCCAACATGAGATTGAGACAAATTGTGTTGTAAATGACCTTTTAATTAAAGATGATGTTTGTTATGGAGTTCAATATTATGTCAGTGAAACTGAACAAAAAGTTGTCTATGCCCATAATACAATCTTAGCAAGTGGTGGTATTGGTTCAATTTATAAATACCACACAAATTCAACAGCTATTGCAGGTGAAATACAAGGTATTTGTGCTGAAAAAGGTATTGAATTAAAAGATATGGAGATGATGCAATTTCATCCAACAGTATTTAAAGGAACCTCTTTTGCTAGAAAATCATTACTTAGTGAAGCATTAAGAGGTGAGGGTGCTCATATTGTAGATGAAAACAACAACAGATTTTTGTTTGAATATCATCCTGATGGTGAATTAGCACCAAGAGATGTTGTAAGTAGGTCTATTTATGATTATCATAGTAAGACAGGATTAAGAATTTATCTCTCTTTTGATAGTTTTGAAAAAAACTCATTTAGAAAAAGATTTCCTAATATTTATGAAAATTTAAAACAATTTGGCTATGACTTACCCTTTGAGAGAGTTCCTATTTCTCCTGCTTTTCACTACGCTATGGGTGGAATTGCAACAAATGTTGATGCAAAAGTTAAAGGGATGAAAAATCTATATGCAATTGGTGAATGTGCATGCACTGGTTTACATGGAGCAAACAGATTAGCATCAAATTCTTTACTTGAAGGTGTAGTTTATTCAAAAATTGCAGTTGATATTTCAATGAAAGAAAACTTTAAAATATATGCTGAAAATTATGATAAAACCATACGGTCATATGTTCGTAATAAAGAGGCTGATAAGCCCATAAAAGAGAGAGTTAGACAACTTATGTGGGAAAATGCTGGAATAGTAAGAGATGAAGAAACACTAAAAAAAGCCTTAGAAGAAATTAATAATTTTTTCAATGAAAATATTGGTAGACTGCTATTTTTAAGGTTGCTTACGGCAAAATCTATTCTAAATGCTGCAATTGAAAGAAAAAAATCACTTGGAGCACACTTTATTAAGGAGAAAAAATGTTAA
- a CDS encoding helix-turn-helix domain-containing protein, protein MDFNLLTNEDIIKELGKNYEKLRLQKRLSDDDVHKKGGVSIDAIQRLKNGSNINLLNFIKILKGLGELDKLQKLLEVKEEFSIQEKTKSSKPKRIFKSKKDINSEFIWGEDK, encoded by the coding sequence ATGGATTTTAATTTATTAACAAATGAAGATATTATAAAAGAACTTGGTAAAAACTATGAAAAGTTGAGACTTCAAAAAAGACTTTCTGATGATGATGTTCACAAAAAAGGTGGAGTTAGTATTGATGCTATCCAAAGACTGAAAAATGGTTCTAATATAAACTTACTAAACTTTATAAAGATTTTAAAAGGTCTTGGAGAGTTGGATAAACTTCAAAAACTACTTGAAGTAAAAGAAGAATTTAGTATCCAAGAAAAAACAAAAAGCTCTAAACCAAAAAGAATATTTAAATCTAAAAAAGATATAAATAGTGAGTTTATTTGGGGAGAAGATAAATGA
- a CDS encoding pseudouridine synthase, with product MISNSNQQTHHHFKIFKPYGCLSQFVQEKMKNKSLLGDFYDFPENTMAIGRLDHDSEGLLLLTTDGMTSHKVRNKSIEKEYYVQVDGVITQEAILKLQEGVEITVNGSKYLTLPCKAFALSSEPDLPPRGKNIRHPKHGPTSWISITICEGKKRQIRKMTAAVGFPTLRLVRVRIGEIYINNLMPGDVESLPNIEDVLNC from the coding sequence TTGATATCAAACTCTAATCAACAAACTCACCACCATTTCAAAATATTCAAACCATACGGATGTTTAAGTCAATTTGTTCAAGAAAAGATGAAAAACAAAAGTTTATTAGGTGATTTTTATGATTTTCCTGAAAATACTATGGCTATTGGAAGATTAGACCATGATTCAGAGGGTTTATTATTACTTACAACTGATGGTATGACAAGCCACAAAGTTAGAAATAAAAGTATAGAAAAAGAGTATTATGTACAAGTTGATGGTGTGATTACCCAAGAAGCAATCTTAAAGTTGCAAGAGGGTGTTGAGATTACTGTAAATGGTAGTAAATATTTAACTCTTCCTTGCAAGGCATTTGCCCTTAGTTCTGAGCCAGATTTGCCACCTAGAGGAAAAAATATTCGTCATCCTAAGCATGGTCCTACTAGTTGGATATCAATTACAATTTGTGAAGGGAAAAAACGTCAGATAAGAAAAATGACAGCTGCAGTTGGTTTCCCTACATTAAGACTTGTAAGAGTTAGAATTGGCGAGATTTATATAAATAATCTTATGCCTGGTGATGTTGAGTCTTTACCCAACATTGAAGATGTCCTAAATTGCTAG
- a CDS encoding pyridoxal phosphate-dependent aminotransferase has product MKIAKRMENLSPSVTMAITALGRELKAQGRDILSFSAGEPDFDTPQVIKDAAKKAIDDGHTKYTAVEGTIATKQAIINKLKKDHGLDYELGDIVVSNGAKHSLFNLCQLLIEEGDEVIIPAPYWVTYPEQVKFSDGTPVIIETDDSTEFKITAEQLKAAITPNTRALILNTPSNPTGSVYTKEELIAIGKVLEGTDILVWSDEMYEKIMYEGKEFTSAASVSEDMYQRTITINGISKAVAMTGWRYGYIASPKKDLVKAMIKLQGQVTSNVNSITLQAAVTALDGSADADIEMMRVEFEKRRDVAIEQFNAIKGLSCVKPDGAFYLFVNIKEAYDDSLKFASDLLEEKGVAIVPGDAFGLPGYFRFSFATDLASIEEGIRRIKEFVEK; this is encoded by the coding sequence ATGAAAATTGCAAAAAGAATGGAGAATTTATCTCCGTCGGTTACAATGGCTATTACTGCTTTAGGGAGAGAGCTAAAAGCGCAAGGTAGAGACATTTTAAGTTTTAGTGCTGGTGAGCCAGACTTTGATACTCCACAAGTTATAAAAGATGCTGCAAAAAAAGCAATCGATGATGGACACACTAAATACACAGCAGTAGAGGGAACTATTGCAACCAAACAAGCAATTATCAATAAGTTAAAAAAGGACCATGGTTTAGATTATGAATTAGGTGATATTGTTGTTAGTAATGGTGCAAAACACTCGCTGTTTAACCTTTGCCAATTATTAATTGAAGAGGGAGACGAAGTAATTATTCCTGCTCCATATTGGGTTACATATCCAGAGCAAGTTAAATTTTCTGATGGTACACCAGTAATTATTGAAACTGATGATTCTACAGAATTTAAAATTACAGCTGAACAATTAAAAGCGGCTATTACACCAAATACAAGAGCCTTAATTTTAAATACACCTTCAAACCCTACTGGTAGTGTTTATACAAAAGAGGAATTAATCGCTATTGGAAAAGTATTAGAAGGTACTGATATTCTAGTATGGTCTGATGAGATGTATGAAAAAATTATGTATGAAGGAAAAGAATTCACTTCAGCAGCAAGCGTAAGTGAAGATATGTACCAAAGAACAATTACAATTAATGGTATTTCAAAAGCAGTTGCAATGACTGGATGGAGATATGGATATATTGCATCTCCTAAAAAAGATTTAGTTAAAGCTATGATTAAACTTCAAGGGCAAGTTACATCAAACGTAAACTCTATAACTCTTCAAGCGGCTGTTACAGCTTTAGATGGAAGTGCAGATGCTGATATTGAGATGATGAGAGTTGAATTTGAAAAAAGAAGAGATGTTGCAATTGAGCAATTTAATGCAATCAAAGGTTTATCTTGTGTTAAACCAGATGGAGCATTTTATCTTTTTGTAAATATTAAAGAAGCTTATGATGATTCATTAAAATTTGCATCAGACCTTTTAGAAGAAAAAGGTGTTGCAATAGTTCCTGGTGATGCTTTTGGTCTTCCAGGATATTTTAGATTCTCTTTTGCTACAGACTTAGCAAGTATTGAAGAGGGAATTAGAAGAATCAAAGAATTTGTGGAAAAATAA